Proteins encoded within one genomic window of Candidatus Nezhaarchaeota archaeon:
- a CDS encoding PAC2 family protein, with protein MKIVGRGFKNSWLIVGLPDAGLVGAISAAHIVKALGLETIAHVESELLPPVIVVHQSRVYDPVRFFGREGLMVLGSEVPVHPSLVYPLGRSVVEWAAKEGVKGIITITGIAIPNRLDIEVPEVYGIAGGAAELSDMLAKANVKNFEEGFVVGPAAIMMREGIRRGIPSIMLLAQCFLEYPDPGAAAQALLALNRILGLEIDVKPLLDEAEVIRVRTRELMRRTAEALKQMRKAHEYEVPLMYT; from the coding sequence GTGAAAATTGTAGGTAGAGGCTTCAAGAATAGCTGGTTAATAGTTGGACTTCCGGATGCTGGTCTTGTAGGTGCTATTTCTGCCGCTCACATAGTTAAAGCACTAGGTTTAGAGACTATAGCCCACGTAGAAAGCGAGCTGCTTCCACCGGTAATCGTAGTCCATCAATCAAGAGTCTATGATCCTGTAAGGTTCTTTGGTAGAGAAGGCTTAATGGTTCTAGGTAGTGAGGTCCCTGTGCACCCATCTCTCGTGTATCCATTAGGGAGAAGCGTTGTCGAGTGGGCTGCTAAGGAGGGAGTTAAGGGGATAATTACAATAACTGGTATTGCTATACCGAATAGACTGGACATAGAGGTGCCAGAAGTCTACGGCATAGCTGGAGGGGCTGCAGAGCTTAGTGACATGCTTGCAAAAGCTAACGTGAAGAACTTCGAAGAGGGGTTTGTTGTAGGACCTGCAGCCATAATGATGAGGGAGGGAATTAGGAGAGGCATTCCATCAATCATGCTCTTAGCTCAGTGCTTCCTCGAATATCCAGATCCCGGTGCAGCCGCTCAAGCCTTATTAGCGTTAAATAGGATTTTAGGGCTGGAAATAGATGTAAAGCCCCTATTAGACGAAGCTGAGGTGATAAGAGTGAGGACTCGCGAGCTTATGAGACGTACGGCTGAAGCCTTAAAGCAGATGAGGAAGGCTCACGAGTACGAGGTTCCATTGATGTACACGTAG
- a CDS encoding Hsp20/alpha crystallin family protein, which translates to MFRRRTLFQSISDLIEELREEVDRLTSLIEEFDEPMWDARECCLTPLSSVKDLGDEYEVVVDLPLVDRGKINVYIEGEDTLKVEAEIKEKIRFERWGTIQRSTEFSRYRKVIRFPEPLDPTSLRVSFKQGFLIVRIRKA; encoded by the coding sequence GTGTTTAGGAGGAGAACGCTCTTCCAATCCATTTCCGATTTAATAGAGGAGCTTAGAGAGGAAGTTGATAGATTAACGTCGTTAATTGAAGAATTTGATGAGCCGATGTGGGATGCTAGAGAGTGCTGCCTCACACCGCTGTCCAGCGTGAAGGACCTTGGAGATGAGTATGAGGTTGTGGTAGATCTACCTTTAGTTGACAGAGGAAAGATAAACGTTTACATCGAAGGAGAGGACACGTTAAAGGTTGAAGCTGAAATTAAAGAGAAGATAAGGTTTGAGCGCTGGGGAACCATACAAAGAAGCACAGAGTTCAGTCGATATAGAAAGGTCATAAGGTTCCCAGAACCCCTCGACCCTACATCTCTTAGGGTATCTTTTAAGCAAGGGTTCTTAATTGTTAGGATTAGAAAAGCTTAA
- a CDS encoding DUF402 domain-containing protein produces the protein MNGVAVVVRGIFTTALVKLLLDNGFKIAKPSATIVKRFKLKDVSNEWNVRIRDYRPLKGSIAVDGPRAREVIAVLMEKLPDAILNFRKIGYEIYKGIVEKVDERGSHVNYGNGVGLLPEKLSVGQEVIVSPIVDESHKGGQVTLTSRVRIVGYYADLVKDGWVSTPKNAPMSIANRLMNLGHLMKPPGWGVQWKKEALEASVSDLLEELQKLREEAMKVMQRSLEVKAPALIYEPPTSYIIMLPYDSKKYLDHLRGLVVPTMSNHHLIKSWGKRYAYAVDVIEKLMTVLGEDIGRIASNVIVSEMVKKGVKMAIEHVKPDGKIYKLSPGIVEDFDESAMTIALKRKFKGGGVYDGLGVPKEQGDYGLSVYKIGAPISKTAYYSEKGALKGIYVNISTPVEIAPRKVRYVDLEVDVVAKPNGEVRVLDVDKARELMQRGVISSKLYHAIMEIADKVKNILSERGDIDLDLKLF, from the coding sequence TTGAACGGTGTTGCAGTGGTTGTTAGAGGTATCTTTACAACAGCTCTCGTCAAGCTACTGCTCGACAATGGCTTCAAGATAGCTAAGCCATCAGCTACAATAGTCAAAAGGTTTAAGCTCAAAGATGTATCTAATGAATGGAATGTAAGGATTAGGGATTACAGACCGCTAAAGGGCTCTATAGCAGTTGATGGTCCAAGAGCTCGTGAAGTTATTGCTGTCTTAATGGAAAAACTGCCTGACGCTATCTTGAATTTCAGGAAAATAGGCTATGAGATATACAAGGGAATCGTAGAGAAAGTCGATGAGAGAGGAAGTCACGTCAATTATGGCAATGGCGTAGGTCTATTACCTGAGAAGTTAAGCGTAGGTCAAGAAGTGATAGTTTCACCCATTGTAGACGAATCTCATAAGGGTGGCCAGGTTACTTTGACTAGCAGAGTGAGGATAGTTGGCTACTATGCCGACTTGGTTAAAGACGGTTGGGTTTCAACCCCTAAAAATGCGCCTATGAGCATAGCGAATAGGTTAATGAACTTGGGCCACTTAATGAAGCCTCCTGGTTGGGGTGTGCAGTGGAAGAAGGAAGCATTAGAAGCTAGTGTAAGCGATTTGCTCGAGGAACTGCAGAAGCTAAGAGAAGAGGCCATGAAGGTGATGCAACGATCATTAGAGGTTAAGGCACCCGCTCTAATCTATGAACCGCCCACGAGTTACATTATAATGTTACCTTACGATAGTAAGAAGTACTTAGACCACTTACGAGGGCTCGTAGTGCCAACTATGTCAAATCACCATTTGATAAAGAGTTGGGGGAAGAGGTACGCATATGCCGTCGACGTAATCGAGAAATTGATGACAGTTCTTGGTGAAGACATAGGCCGAATAGCTTCAAACGTTATTGTGAGTGAAATGGTCAAGAAAGGTGTTAAGATGGCCATAGAGCATGTAAAACCTGACGGTAAGATCTATAAGCTATCCCCCGGTATCGTCGAAGATTTCGATGAAAGCGCAATGACGATAGCGTTAAAGAGGAAGTTTAAGGGGGGTGGGGTTTATGATGGTCTTGGGGTCCCCAAAGAACAAGGGGACTATGGACTATCAGTGTATAAAATAGGTGCCCCCATCTCGAAAACTGCATACTACAGCGAGAAGGGGGCTTTGAAGGGTATTTACGTGAACATATCGACACCTGTGGAGATCGCTCCAAGAAAAGTAAGGTATGTTGACCTAGAAGTTGATGTAGTTGCTAAGCCCAATGGCGAAGTTCGAGTTTTAGACGTTGATAAAGCGAGAGAGCTAATGCAAAGGGGCGTAATATCTAGCAAGCTCTATCACGCAATAATGGAGATCGCCGATAAGGTAAAGAACATCCTTTCTGAGAGGGGGGACATCGATTTAGATCTTAAGCTTTTCTAA
- a CDS encoding UPF0147 family protein, protein MSGESDAEQKIQQAIMVLQRIADDLGVPRNIRRACSESIKILKTKKYTPGVRASNAISILDECSQDPNMPLFARTAIWQAVSILEQVKD, encoded by the coding sequence ATGTCTGGTGAGAGTGATGCTGAGCAGAAAATCCAGCAAGCGATTATGGTTTTGCAGAGAATTGCTGACGACCTTGGAGTCCCTAGGAACATTAGGAGGGCGTGCAGCGAATCCATAAAGATACTGAAGACTAAAAAGTACACTCCCGGCGTTAGAGCATCAAATGCTATAAGCATACTTGATGAGTGTAGTCAGGACCCTAACATGCCCCTCTTCGCTAGGACAGCTATATGGCAAGCAGTGAGCATCCTAGAGCAGGTTAAGGATTAA
- a CDS encoding Sjogren's syndrome/scleroderma autoantigen 1 family protein produces the protein MSRERDETARMRRMVDLLRSGATMLADVCPICNSPLFKLKSGEVFCPGCEKRVIFVKEGEDVAKITQIQVISELTSTASQKLMELTNMAKFESDLDRLYEIGRCVLTWLEIFERVRKLQA, from the coding sequence GTGAGCAGGGAGAGAGATGAGACGGCTAGGATGAGGAGAATGGTCGATTTGCTAAGAAGCGGAGCTACCATGCTAGCTGATGTCTGTCCAATATGCAATTCCCCCCTTTTTAAGTTGAAGAGTGGAGAGGTATTCTGCCCTGGATGTGAGAAGAGAGTTATCTTCGTGAAAGAAGGAGAGGACGTAGCAAAGATAACTCAAATTCAAGTTATAAGTGAGCTCACATCAACGGCAAGCCAGAAGCTGATGGAGCTCACTAATATGGCTAAGTTTGAGAGTGATCTTGATAGGCTTTACGAAATCGGACGCTGTGTATTGACTTGGCTTGAAATATTTGAAAGAGTTAGGAAGTTGCAAGCTTAA
- the tpiA gene encoding triose-phosphate isomerase, whose amino-acid sequence MKKLKVPLIIVNFKTYLEATGQRALELAKKSEKVANEFGVNIAVAPQAVDIARIASTVSIPVLAQHVDPYPPGAYTGSISMEAIKEAGAIGTLINHSEKRLRIDEIDEVIKRATSIGLEVIACANTPEVAASLSALRPGFIAIEPPELIGTGRAVSKAKPEVITDTIRFIKSVNQDVVVICGAGITSGDDVEAAIKLGTQGVLVASGVVKAKDQEAALRDLVMGLVRACETKTL is encoded by the coding sequence GTGAAGAAGCTCAAAGTACCGTTAATTATCGTAAACTTCAAGACGTATCTTGAAGCAACAGGTCAGAGAGCTTTAGAGCTTGCAAAGAAGAGTGAGAAGGTAGCTAATGAATTCGGAGTCAATATAGCCGTCGCCCCTCAAGCTGTAGACATAGCTAGAATTGCTTCCACAGTCTCGATTCCAGTTCTGGCTCAACACGTTGACCCATATCCTCCTGGCGCTTATACCGGTAGCATATCAATGGAAGCGATTAAGGAGGCTGGAGCTATAGGGACTTTGATTAATCATTCAGAGAAGAGGCTTCGAATCGACGAGATAGACGAGGTAATTAAGAGAGCTACCAGCATAGGACTTGAAGTGATAGCGTGTGCGAACACTCCAGAAGTAGCTGCCTCGCTTTCAGCTCTCAGACCAGGCTTCATAGCAATAGAGCCCCCAGAGCTTATAGGAACTGGAAGGGCAGTCTCGAAAGCTAAGCCCGAAGTAATAACTGACACCATAAGGTTCATCAAGAGCGTGAACCAGGACGTTGTTGTGATATGCGGAGCTGGGATAACAAGTGGCGATGACGTAGAGGCTGCGATAAAGCTTGGAACTCAAGGAGTCTTAGTAGCTTCAGGAGTCGTGAAGGCAAAGGACCAAGAAGCTGCTCTTAGAGACTTAGTAATGGGGCTTGTGAGGGCTTGTGAAACAAAAACGTTGTAG
- a CDS encoding enoyl-CoA hydratase-related protein has translation MYAHLLLEKIDGIIKISLNRPELLNAINTKLLSELYDVIEKVKNDPDVKVLVLTGVGKAFSSGIELKVALEEIVKAPQLELLERVKKFHEMMYSLYTMDKITIAAINGLAIGLGLSLTLACDLRIASEKAILATGYIRLGLHPDGGLTYFVTKLTNPAKALELFLTSDFIDAKEAERIGLVNKVVPHEKLDEEVMSLAKRIAQGPLTAVKLLKRTIHECINADLKTILEREALAIVLSSKTEDAEEGVRALIEKRQPQFKGR, from the coding sequence ATGTACGCTCACCTTCTTCTCGAAAAGATTGATGGAATCATCAAGATAAGCTTGAATAGACCAGAGCTTCTCAACGCCATAAACACAAAACTTCTCAGTGAGTTGTACGACGTCATAGAGAAGGTGAAGAACGATCCTGACGTCAAAGTTCTAGTACTGACAGGTGTCGGGAAAGCCTTCTCGTCGGGTATTGAGCTTAAAGTTGCGCTAGAGGAGATAGTCAAAGCACCACAACTCGAGTTGCTTGAACGTGTAAAGAAGTTTCATGAGATGATGTACTCCCTTTACACCATGGACAAGATAACCATAGCTGCTATCAACGGCTTGGCAATAGGCTTAGGCTTAAGCTTAACGTTAGCCTGCGACTTGCGTATAGCATCAGAGAAGGCCATACTGGCCACGGGGTACATAAGGCTAGGCCTTCATCCAGATGGAGGCCTCACATACTTCGTAACTAAGCTAACAAATCCGGCGAAGGCTCTCGAGCTGTTCTTGACATCAGATTTCATCGACGCCAAGGAGGCTGAGAGGATAGGCTTGGTTAACAAGGTTGTGCCACATGAGAAGCTTGACGAGGAGGTCATGAGCCTAGCTAAGAGAATAGCGCAAGGACCATTGACTGCGGTGAAGCTCCTAAAAAGGACAATCCACGAGTGCATAAACGCAGATTTGAAGACGATACTTGAGAGGGAGGCTCTCGCCATAGTGTTGAGCTCTAAGACAGAGGACGCGGAAGAAGGAGTAAGAGCCCTCATTGAGAAGAGACAGCCACAATTCAAAGGTAGATAG
- a CDS encoding nucleotidyltransferase domain-containing protein, which yields MNFDVYVEHGLKDLEAMKSYMTIARKIKDIVLRHAPDAKVYVFGSVVEGRYTASSDIDVLIATSLEGEEIYRMKAKIYEEINAPIQLHVVHPTKLQWYTKFVSRLVEV from the coding sequence ATGAACTTTGATGTGTATGTCGAGCATGGACTTAAGGACTTAGAAGCCATGAAGAGCTACATGACCATCGCTAGGAAGATCAAGGACATAGTGTTAAGGCACGCTCCTGATGCTAAGGTTTACGTATTCGGCTCTGTAGTGGAGGGGAGGTACACGGCGAGCAGCGACATAGACGTGCTGATAGCGACAAGTCTAGAGGGCGAAGAGATTTACAGAATGAAGGCGAAAATCTATGAGGAGATTAACGCGCCAATACAGCTTCACGTAGTACACCCAACTAAGCTACAGTGGTACACTAAATTCGTGAGCAGGCTTGTGGAGGTCTAG
- a CDS encoding HEPN domain-containing protein, translating into MSLEEAQVLEERAKAFLKNAENLFKEGVYDLAAFNIEQYCQLMLKYKLLIKTGTYPRTHSIIRLTRELSRIDERANQLLRDIIMVTKIEDAYIGSRYLPRRYEKEEVEAMLKYAKEVFEVVMNEL; encoded by the coding sequence ATGAGCTTAGAAGAAGCACAGGTTCTTGAGGAAAGAGCTAAAGCATTCTTAAAGAACGCCGAGAATCTCTTTAAAGAAGGCGTGTACGATCTTGCAGCATTCAACATCGAGCAATACTGTCAACTGATGCTTAAGTACAAGCTATTGATTAAGACTGGGACGTACCCGAGAACTCACTCAATTATAAGGCTTACGAGAGAACTCTCCAGGATAGACGAGAGAGCAAACCAACTTCTTCGAGACATAATAATGGTTACGAAGATAGAGGATGCTTACATAGGCTCGAGGTACCTACCACGCAGGTATGAAAAGGAAGAGGTGGAAGCCATGCTCAAATATGCTAAAGAGGTTTTCGAGGTCGTGATGAATGAACTTTGA